Proteins found in one Muntiacus reevesi chromosome 2, mMunRee1.1, whole genome shotgun sequence genomic segment:
- the LOC136158502 gene encoding large ribosomal subunit protein eL37, which yields MTKGTSSFGKRRNKTHTLCRRCGSKAYHLQKSTCGKCGYPAKRKRKYNWSAKAKRRNTTGTGRMRHLKIVYRRFRHGFREGTTPKPKRAAVAASSSS from the coding sequence ATGACGAAGGGAACGTCATCGTTTGGAAAGCGTCGAAATAAGACGCACACGCTATGCCGCCGCTGTGGCTCTAAGGCCTACCACCTTCAAAAGTCGACCTGTGGCAAGTGTGGCTACCCTGCCAAGCGAAAGAGAAAGTATAATTGGAGTGCTAAAGCTAAAAGACGAAATACCACCGGGACTGGTCGAATGAGGCACCTAAAAATTGTATACCGCAGATTCAGGCATGGATTCCGTGAAGGAACAACACCTAAACCCAAGCGAGCGGCTGTTGCAGCATCCAGTTCATCCTAA